One Nostocoides sp. HKS02 genomic window carries:
- a CDS encoding aldo/keto reductase produces MTSSTPTPLSTRVLGSTDLGTDLTVSVLGLGCMGMSEFYGTPDEAGGIATIHRALDLGVTFLDTADMYGPFTNEKLVGRAIAGRRDEVVVATKFGNQRGPNGERLGINGSPEYVRAACDASLERLGVDHIDLYYQHRVDQSVPIEETVGAMAELVQAGKVRRLGLSEAGSETIRRAHATHPITALQTEYSLFTRDLEDEVLPSIRALGIGLVPYSPLGRGMLTGTITADTGADGEADARRSPYFPRFQGEALTTNLGLVEQVKSLAADKGCTPGQLALAWVLGQGEDVVPIPGTKRVRYLEENVGAAALQLTAQDLAALEVAVPRDAVAGDRYGDMSHIDR; encoded by the coding sequence GTCTTCGACCCCGACTCCACTGTCCACGCGCGTCCTCGGCAGCACCGACCTCGGGACCGACCTCACCGTGTCGGTGCTCGGCCTGGGCTGCATGGGGATGTCCGAGTTCTACGGCACCCCTGACGAGGCCGGCGGCATCGCCACCATCCACCGAGCGCTCGACCTCGGCGTGACGTTCCTCGACACCGCCGACATGTACGGCCCCTTCACCAACGAGAAGCTCGTGGGGCGGGCCATCGCCGGCCGCCGGGACGAGGTCGTCGTGGCCACCAAGTTCGGTAACCAGCGCGGACCGAACGGCGAACGCCTCGGCATCAACGGCTCACCCGAGTACGTGCGCGCGGCGTGCGACGCCAGCCTCGAGCGCCTCGGCGTCGACCACATCGACCTCTACTACCAGCACCGGGTCGACCAGAGCGTCCCGATCGAGGAGACCGTCGGTGCGATGGCCGAACTCGTGCAGGCCGGCAAGGTGCGCCGGCTCGGCCTCTCGGAAGCCGGATCGGAGACTATCCGGCGCGCGCACGCGACCCACCCGATCACCGCGCTCCAGACCGAGTACTCGCTGTTCACCCGCGACCTCGAGGACGAGGTGCTCCCGAGCATCCGGGCACTCGGCATCGGCTTGGTGCCCTACTCGCCGCTCGGCCGCGGCATGCTCACCGGCACCATCACGGCGGACACCGGAGCGGATGGCGAGGCCGATGCTCGGCGCAGCCCCTACTTCCCGCGGTTCCAGGGTGAGGCGCTCACGACCAACCTCGGCCTGGTCGAGCAGGTCAAGTCCCTCGCCGCCGACAAGGGCTGCACGCCGGGCCAGCTTGCTCTCGCGTGGGTGCTCGGGCAGGGCGAGGACGTCGTCCCGATCCCCGGCACCAAGCGGGTGCGCTACCTCGAGGAGAACGTCGGTGCCGCAGCCCTGCAGCTCACAGCGCAGGACCTGGCGGCCCTCGAGGTTGCGGTGCCGCGCGACGCGGTGGCTGGCGACCGGTACGGCGACATGAGCCACATCGACCGCTGA